The genomic DNA AGCGTGCTCAACTTCTCAAGGAGAAACTCGATATGGTGCAGAAATACCAGAGTGGCTCTGCGGTAGTAAGTAGCCATGTTCAAGATGCCGAGGTCTACTACTTGAGAAAGGAGATGAAAAAGTACTATGTGGGATTCGTCAAGGTGATCGATGGGGCCATCGTACAAGGTCACGTGCAGGAGATGAGCAGCGGTATAGCCGATGACGAGAGCGAGATACTCACCTATGCCATCCGCAATATCCGCGAGGAAACAGGCTCATCCAGTGTGGAGATCATCAGTCCGGTGGAACTGCCTGAGCTAGATGAAGAGGTTCAGGTGACCGTCCCTCAGCGCGGTGAGCGTAAACAGTTGTTGGATCTATGCGAACGCAATGTGAAGTACTACCTGCTCGAAAAACGCAAGCAGTCCCGACTGGTGGACCCCGAGCAACATTACTCCCGTATCCTGACACAGGTCAAAGAGGATCTCCGACTCAATGAACTCCCTGTTCATATCGAGTGTTTCGATAATTCCAATATCCAAGGCACCCACCCTACATCGGCCTGTGTGGTCTTTAAGAATGGAAAGCCCAGCAAGAAGGACTACCGACATTTCAATATCAAGACCGTAGAAGGTCCTGATGATTTCGCCTCTATGCGAGAAGTGATACATAGGCGATACAGTCGACTGCTAAAAGACGGTGAATCCCTACCTCAGCTGGTGATCATAGATGGTGGCAAGGGTCAATTGAGCTCGGCCATGCGAAGTGTGGATGAATTGGGTATACGTGGGAAAATGACCGTGATCGGTATTGCAAAACGATTAGAAGAGATCTATTACCCGGGAGACTCGATACCCGTGTATATCGATAAGAAAAGTGAATCCCTTAAATTGATCCAACACCTGCGGAATGAGGCTCACCGATTCAGCCTGGCCCATCACAGGAATCGGAGGAGTAAAAGCGCAATAGGAACCGAACTCACTGAAATACAAGGCATTGGAAAGGGTACCGCTCAAAATTTGCTCAAACATTTCGGTTCGGTCAAGAATATCAGAGAGGCCAATGAAGAACAGCTCACTCAGGTAGTAGGGGCCAATAAGGCCAAGATCATCTTCCAGTACTTTCAGGTGCAATGACCGGAGCTTCTCCTCCCTTCATGACCAGTGCACGATGGGGATAGGGAATCTCGATGCCTTCCTTCTCGAATCGTTTTTTGACCTGATGGAGAAGATCACATTTCATTACAAATGCATCATCCACATTTGCCGCCCATACCTGCGCTCTCAAGTTGATGGAAGAGTCCTCCCAAGAGACCACTCTCACCACTACCGGTGGGTGTCCTAATTCCAGCTCTTCGGGAGAGCGTCTATCCATACTCAGTGGATGAGCGATTGCAACTTCCTGAATGCACCGTATCGCTCGATCGATATCCGACTCATAGCTGATGCCGAAAAAGACCTGCTGTCGGATGGTCTCATCCATGATATTGCTATTGATGATCGTTTCATCGCTGATGATGCTATTGGGGATGATCACCCTTCGATTCTCATAATCCCGAATCACGGTATGTCTGAGGGTAATGTCCTCGATCAAGCCTACTCTTCCACCTACACTTACTGCATCTCCAACTTTGAAGGGCCTGAAAAGGAGGATGAAGATCCCGCTCACTATATTGGCAAAGGCCTTCTGAGATGCAAAACCGATTATAGCTGCCAAGACCCCAGCACCAGCAAAAAGTGCTGTTCCGAGATTGTTTAGAGCAGGAATTTCATAGAAAATGTAGGCAATGGCCAGTGCATAGCAGATAGCCGATGCCGAATTCCGTAAGAACTTGAGCCGGGTGACATCTTCATTCCGTTCTTCCCATCGCTTTTGGATAACGTGGCGAATGGCCCTTCTGGCCAACATAGAGAGTACCGTAGCTATCACTAGCGCGAGCACGGCTTTGATGGCGTACATCATATTGTCACTGATCACCACTTCCTCCATGGTCCTTGATTTTTTTCGAAGCTATGGAATATCCCAGTCCCAAAGCCAGATAATCCGCCTTGGCAAAATGTGTCTTCAGAGAGAGGTCGACCATCCACCGATCCGATATCTGCAAGTATCCACCGAAGCGATGATATAATGGACCTTGACCCTGATAGCCTTCTACCAAGTACAGACCGTTGTTGAAATACAAGCATGCTTTATCGAAGACCAAAGCAATACCCCCGTGTAGCCCCCACTGCAGTACATCCAAGCCAAAGTCGACCTCCAGATCATCATCCAATTCCTGATATCCTGCTTGATTATGGATAAAGTCAGTACCTAAGCTCCAAGCCATCCGAGAACTGAATCGTTTCTGATATCTCAGTCTTATTTCCTGTACCCCGAATATCTCATGGGTGAAGGAGTTGGCCTCTCGCATACCTACACTTGCCAAGAGATG from Flavobacteriales bacterium includes the following:
- a CDS encoding excinuclease ABC subunit C, encoding MELEDKISTLPNRPGIYQFKNADGDIIYVGKAKKLRNRVRSYFNKDKAKNGKTRMLVRHIEDLEYMEVSSEQDAFLLENNLIKRYKPKYNIQLKDDKTFPWLCIKKEPFPRIFSTRNKVDDGSEYFGPYASVKLIKTLLSLATKLYPLRTCNYNLTQKNIEAGKFKVCLEYHIGNCLGPCEGFQTEEDYMQGIQTIRQIIKGNTREVIASLEERMAQYAAELDFERAQLLKEKLDMVQKYQSGSAVVSSHVQDAEVYYLRKEMKKYYVGFVKVIDGAIVQGHVQEMSSGIADDESEILTYAIRNIREETGSSSVEIISPVELPELDEEVQVTVPQRGERKQLLDLCERNVKYYLLEKRKQSRLVDPEQHYSRILTQVKEDLRLNELPVHIECFDNSNIQGTHPTSACVVFKNGKPSKKDYRHFNIKTVEGPDDFASMREVIHRRYSRLLKDGESLPQLVIIDGGKGQLSSAMRSVDELGIRGKMTVIGIAKRLEEIYYPGDSIPVYIDKKSESLKLIQHLRNEAHRFSLAHHRNRRSKSAIGTELTEIQGIGKGTAQNLLKHFGSVKNIREANEEQLTQVVGANKAKIIFQYFQVQ
- a CDS encoding mechanosensitive ion channel family protein, which produces MEEVVISDNMMYAIKAVLALVIATVLSMLARRAIRHVIQKRWEERNEDVTRLKFLRNSASAICYALAIAYIFYEIPALNNLGTALFAGAGVLAAIIGFASQKAFANIVSGIFILLFRPFKVGDAVSVGGRVGLIEDITLRHTVIRDYENRRVIIPNSIISDETIINSNIMDETIRQQVFFGISYESDIDRAIRCIQEVAIAHPLSMDRRSPEELELGHPPVVVRVVSWEDSSINLRAQVWAANVDDAFVMKCDLLHQVKKRFEKEGIEIPYPHRALVMKGGEAPVIAPESTGR